The DNA segment TCTAATTTATAATGAtcaatttataaagaaaaaagagcCTAGAGAAAATGGAAAACCCTTTGTAAATTAGCATAAAATCTTGTCGtaattcacttaaaaaaaaatcttattgtaactagtttttgaattcAATTGGCATGCATGCTCTCACCGAAGTGCCCTTTTTCTCCCTTATTCATGGGTGGGTTTGGGTCAGGGCCTCTTTGGAATTTTTGGGTTCGGATCCTTTcaattttttggtttaaatatgtttaatgcTCTTGATGATCAAATTTTATcgaatttttaacaattttttgttattttgaatcTTTTTGTTGAGTTTCTATTATCAATTAAGTAATGAtgtgttattttataaattaatcttttaaatacTATTAACGATTATAATAGTGTTATATCATTACTTAATTAATGATAAAGGTTTAAAATAGAAATGTTAAtatcaaaagagtcacaataacaattttttattagaaatttaaaacaaaattcaataatttgTCATGACCTTTATTCTTTTCATTATTAAGCTTTTGACAAAATAAATGTTACTTTTCATAGAGTATGCatttccattttatttatttttctaaaagctTATGAAATGGAAGATAAAAAACGGAGATAATCCATTTCCAGAATATTTTAGGTTTAAGTTCCGGCATTTTTCCCGACAGACTTCTATaatttccattaaaaaaatctttgaatttgCTTCATTCATTCAGTTTTAAAAGATGATAATTTGCTTCATTCATTTTTCCCGGCATTTTTCTAATGTTTACTTGGGAGCtttacatatgtatattttcagTGATACACTCTCTGATCATGCAATCCAAGAAATCATAGCTGTGAGAAATATATTGAACTTCAAGTATGGGATATACactataattattattgtttttttcacTTGCTTTTGTTACACTACTTTTTATACCCTGGACCGTTCAGCTGAGAACCATATCAGAATTCTTCAATAAATACCTGTAAGGATGAATTCTGTTGAAGTatgattaatttcattaaaatctcTTTACAGCAATATCTAAAACTTGTAGTAGCCtctgaaagaaaatattagaaCTTCACCTCCTTCCTcagaaattttcattttctcagTATAAATTCAAAATGTACTCCTATTCTGACAGCAATGAGCTATGCATCTGCATTTGaaattcttgaattgttcttttttcttccatgttaaTCCTCTTCAACATATATATCACATTATATTTACACAGTATGATGCTATGCAATCGCTTGTCATTtacagtgaaaatgaaaaatatttacccAAGTTCACACTGAGGGTAGTTATTTACAAGCCAGAGACTAGGGATAAATTCTGCATAGCTCGTCTTTCTTGTCAGTAACAATGCAAAGTATAATTCGGAAAGAATTGGATTGCACATATATACTATATACGTGGAGGATAAGCAGAAGCATTTCTCCACAGCTACATTGATTTTTAATGGAGTTCTTCACTCAttgaaaataatcattaaaaacTAGCATAGTCCCCCAACTACCAGAAATCTCCACAGGTACACAATCCGTTTTTGAAATGATGAAAGCGCTTGTTGTCCCTTACAATAATATCCCTTTTAACAACCTTTGAGACTAATTTAATTGCATTGTGACAGTCTACACATATGCGTAGATTTTTGCAAACCCTCAACGTTGTACCTTTAGCCGTATTTAACAGACCAAAAGAAATTGCAAGCTTCTCGCTGTGGCTCTTAAGTATCTTAATCTTTCCCTCTTCTTCCAGTTCATGAAGCACACAACTTGTGTCAGGTTTATATCCaattttgcttatttttttctccaatttaATCCAGGTCTGCTGAATCTTTTTTGATTCTGAAAGTGATCCATCACTAACAAGAAATCTATAAACCATTCCTCCTATTTCAATCCAACTGCAGCCTGCATCTTTATGAAGGCCATTCTCCTTCATTCTCTGCCGTACCTTTCTCACCTCATCCCATTTTCCTAATCCAGCATACAAGTTTGACAGCAATACATAATTCTCTGCTTTATTTGGTTCCAACTCTAATAACTTTTTGGAAACTTCCTCTCCAATTTCCAAATCCCCATAATTCCTACAAGAACTGAGCAATGAACTCCATATCCCTGAATCTGGTTCGTCTGGCATCTCATTTACAAGCTTTAAAGCTTCAGTCAGTTGCCCTGCTCGGCCAAGCATATCCACCACACATGCATAATGCTCTAACTTTGGCTTTACGCCATACAAATTCTGCATCTGACCAAGATATTTTAATCCTTCCGTTACTAAGCCAGCATGGTTACAGGCAATTAGCACTCCCAGAAATGTAAAAGAATCTGGTCTGCCGCCTTTATTTTGCATCAATTCAAACAGCTCAATAGCCTTCAGCCCATGCCCATGAATCCCATATCCTGCAATTATAACATTCCATACTGCTTCATCCTTCTCGTTTACCCTGTCAAAAATGTTCTGAGATTGTTCCATGCATCCACATTTAGCATACATGTCTATTAATGCACAAGTAACAAAGGCATCCTCAGAGAGATGAGCTTTAAGTGCAAAGGAGTGAACTTCTTTCCCCAGCCGCAATGCCGACACCTGCGAACAAGCCCCCAGAACACCTGTTACAGCAATCTCTTGAGGCTTAATTCCACCCGATAGCATTTGACGAAATGTATCAAGGGCCTCACAAGGAAGTTCATTCTGTGAAAAGCCAGTAATCATCACATTCCAGCATACTAAACTTTTGTTTTCCATCTTATCAAAAATTAACTTCCCTAGTAACATACTGCCGCACTGAATATAAAGTGACATCAATGATATCCCAATAAATTCATCCAATTCTAAACCATTACGCAACATAAAACCATGAATCTCTTTGCCACAACGTAGGAATTTCAAACGCGCACAAGCTAAAAGAAGGCTACCAATAGTAAACCGATCAGGATCCATCCCAGAATCCATCATCACAAGGAACAGATCCAAAGACTTCCCAGGAAAACCATTTTGTGCATGGGCGCCGATCAGTGCATTCCAAGAGCTCACTGTTTTTCCTTCCATACCACAGAAGACACGCTCAGCGCAATCCAGGGAACTGCATTTTGCGTAGGCAGCAACAAAAGCATTGGCCACCAATTCATCCTTCAGAAATCCATGCCTAAAAGCATAACCATGAATTTCCTTCAAACTCAGCAGCTGATGCTCTCCTGAACAAGCTGGCAGAACGTTCAACACCGTCACCTCATTCACTCTCACCTTCTCTTCCCTCTGCATCTCTTGCAGCAACTCAAACACTACACGAAAATCTCCTTCCTTCGAGTATCCCCAAATTATAGTATTCCAAGAAACAACATTCTTCCCACCATTCATATCAAACAAAGCTCGTGCCTCCCCCAAGTAACCGCATTTCGAATACATGTCCACGAGCGAATTATTCACCGTCACTTCCTCAGTAATCcccaatttaaaagccaaaCCATGAACAACCATTCCCATTCTCACTTCCCCAACTGCAGCACACGCAGGAATCACCGTCACCATCGTCGCAACATCAGGCACCAAACCTTCTTCCTCACTGATCAACAGTCTCTTAAAAACACCACAACACTCTCCAAAACCCCCATTCTCCGAACACGCATACATCACCGAGTTCCACGAAACCAAGTTTCTATTCCGCATTGTTTCAAACACCTTGACGGCACTTTCCACGAACCCACATTTCCCATACATGGCGATCAGCGCGTTCCCCACAAACGCGTCGGAGAAACCACCAGCCTTCAACGCGAGCGCGTGGACCGCCTCCCCGAGCTCCACGTCCGCGACACCCGCGCAGGCCTTCGCCACGCAGGGGAGCGTGAAGTTGTCCGGCGCGAGGTCCGTC comes from the Glycine soja cultivar W05 chromosome 6, ASM419377v2, whole genome shotgun sequence genome and includes:
- the LOC114416650 gene encoding pentatricopeptide repeat-containing protein At1g18485, which gives rise to MASVAAPPVSCQHYHKLTFHNRNTWTRNHNNSNNLFPPFTVPKSSLTSHTKTHSPILQRLHNLCDSGNLNDALNLLHSHAQNGTVSSSDISKEAIGILLRACGHHKNIHVGRKVHALVSASHKLRNDVVLSTRIIAMYSACGSPSDSRGVFDAAKEKDLFLYNALLSGYSRNALFRDAISLFLELLSATDLAPDNFTLPCVAKACAGVADVELGEAVHALALKAGGFSDAFVGNALIAMYGKCGFVESAVKVFETMRNRNLVSWNSVMYACSENGGFGECCGVFKRLLISEEEGLVPDVATMVTVIPACAAVGEVRMGMVVHGLAFKLGITEEVTVNNSLVDMYSKCGYLGEARALFDMNGGKNVVSWNTIIWGYSKEGDFRVVFELLQEMQREEKVRVNEVTVLNVLPACSGEHQLLSLKEIHGYAFRHGFLKDELVANAFVAAYAKCSSLDCAERVFCGMEGKTVSSWNALIGAHAQNGFPGKSLDLFLVMMDSGMDPDRFTIGSLLLACARLKFLRCGKEIHGFMLRNGLELDEFIGISLMSLYIQCGSMLLGKLIFDKMENKSLVCWNVMITGFSQNELPCEALDTFRQMLSGGIKPQEIAVTGVLGACSQVSALRLGKEVHSFALKAHLSEDAFVTCALIDMYAKCGCMEQSQNIFDRVNEKDEAVWNVIIAGYGIHGHGLKAIELFELMQNKGGRPDSFTFLGVLIACNHAGLVTEGLKYLGQMQNLYGVKPKLEHYACVVDMLGRAGQLTEALKLVNEMPDEPDSGIWSSLLSSCRNYGDLEIGEEVSKKLLELEPNKAENYVLLSNLYAGLGKWDEVRKVRQRMKENGLHKDAGCSWIEIGGMVYRFLVSDGSLSESKKIQQTWIKLEKKISKIGYKPDTSCVLHELEEEGKIKILKSHSEKLAISFGLLNTAKGTTLRVCKNLRICVDCHNAIKLVSKVVKRDIIVRDNKRFHHFKNGLCTCGDFW